A genomic region of Cherax quadricarinatus isolate ZL_2023a chromosome 42, ASM3850222v1, whole genome shotgun sequence contains the following coding sequences:
- the LOC128695625 gene encoding uncharacterized protein yields the protein MTQVGAMLVVVVVVAVLHMAASEPQILAASAQSLGTGVAHSETTDNNGVIIGECAYLNSNGESVKISYRRAPNGVLEVKSNNQNVRNPEAELQACQKAANVITKNVQDSLRQTQEQIFTQQKALQEQILGQTQLFQNQLLNAPNTFPNFFPFGNNFPFNFR from the exons ATGACACAAGTAGGAgcgatgctggtggtggttgtggtggtggcggtgctgcacATGGCGGCGTCAGAACCACAGATATTAGCAGCGTCGGCACAGTCCCTAGGGACGGGGGTCGCACACAGTGAAACTACCGACAACAACGGAGTTATCATCGGCGAATGTGCATACTTGAACAGCAACGGAGAGTCCGTTAAg ATCAGCTACCGAAGGGCTCCCAATGGGGTTCTGGAAGTCAAGTCCAACAATCAGAATGTGAGAAATCCAGAGGCTGAGTTGCAGGCGTGCCAGAAGGCCGCAAACGTCATTACAAAGAACGTGCAGGACAGCCTCCGCCAGACGCAGGAACAG ATCTTCACCCAGCAGAAAGCCCTGCAAGAACAGATCCTCGGCCAGACACAGCTTTTTCAGAACCAGCTGTTGAACGCACCCaacactttccctaatttcttccCCTTCGGCAAcaatttccccttcaacttccgcTAG